A genome region from Brassica oleracea var. oleracea cultivar TO1000 chromosome C2, BOL, whole genome shotgun sequence includes the following:
- the LOC106327598 gene encoding uncharacterized protein LOC106327598, with the protein MDGKRTVDRMVLPRKASGHVLRENMNKREDEKSVSFCSRIGCSAKVSHTKGTRMDNNTKLGSSSHLEPRVDLDTSHSRPSSNSGPSPSRSMVSQDGLSRYNINGIAEVLLALERIEHDQDLTYERLAFLETSLFSSGMIRFYDEHRDMRLDIDNMSYEELLALGDKMGTVSTALSEEALNKDDIKCNVA; encoded by the exons ATGGATGGTAAACGAACGGTTGACCGTATGGTTTTGCCTAGAAAAGCAAGCGGCCATGTACTACGTGAGAATATGAACAAGAGAGAAGATGAAAAGAGTGTCTCTTTCTGCAGCCGGATTGGTTGTAGTGCTAAGGTATCTCACACCAAGGGAACTAGGATGGATAATAATACTAAACTTGGTTCCTCCTCACATCTCGAACCCCGGGTGGATTTGGATACTAGTCATAGCAGGCCGAGCAGTAACAGTGGCCCATCACCTTCACGCTCTATGGTGAGCCAGGATGGTTTGAGTCGCTACAACATTAATGGAATCGCAGAG GTATTGTTGGCTCTGGAAAGAATTGAGCATGATCAGGATCTTACATACGAG AGACTGGCTTTTTTGGAGACGAGTCTATTCTCAAGTGGGATGATCAGATTCTACGATGAGCATAGAGATATGAGGCTTGACATTGATAACATGTCATATGAG GAGCTACTAGCATTGGGGGATAAAATGGGTACAGTGAGCACAGCTCTAAGCGAAGAAGCACTGAATAAGGATGATATCAAGTGCAATGTAGCATAA